In Stigmatopora argus isolate UIUO_Sarg chromosome 17, RoL_Sarg_1.0, whole genome shotgun sequence, the following are encoded in one genomic region:
- the zdhhc20b gene encoding palmitoyltransferase ZDHHC20-B isoform X4, protein MAPTHVLRCCQRGLAWIPVIFIAMVVCWSYYAYVVELCIFTITSIGKQVAYLILFHLSFIMFVWSYWKTIFSRPSNPSKEYCLPKAEKEHYEKEARPESQQEILWRAATNLPIYTRTGAGAIRYCDRCQVIKPDRCHHCSACDMCVLKMDHHCPWVNNCVGFSNYKFFILFLAYSLLYCLFIAATVLQYFIKFWTNDLQETHSHAKFHVLFLFFVAAMFCISILSLFSYHLWLVGKNRSTIEAFRAPVFRTGSDKNGFSLGFRKNIVQVFGDQKKYWLLPIFTSQGDGLTFPTRLVIGDVEQPNATLQADHSKSEVTVSSLSESQNRLLNNEQHTKSIGDHVANNSGKSASNNTTTLSMESES, encoded by the exons ATGGCGCCCACACACGTACTGAGATGCTGTCAACGGGGATTAGCATGGATACCTGTGATTTTTATCGCTATGGTCGTCTGCTGGTCTTATTATGCCTACGTGGTGGAGCTTTGTATAT TTACCATCACTagtataggaaaacagg TTGCATACCTCATCCTCTTCCACCTCTCCTTCATTATGTTTGTGTGGTCCTATTGGAAGACCATCTTCTCGAGGCCCAGTAACCCTTCCAAAGAG TACTGCTTGCCCAAGGCTGAAAAGGAGCACTACGAGAAGGAGGCGCGGCCAGAATCTCAGCAAGAGATTTTGTGGCGAGCCGCTACCAACCTGCCAATTTACACACGCACTGGAGCAGGAG CAATTCGTTACTGTGATCGCTGTCAAGTGATCAAGCCGGACCGGTGTCATCACTGCTCTGCGTGTGACAT GTGTGTGCTGAAGATGGACCATCATTGTCCCTG GGTGAACAACTGTGTAGGGTTCTCCAACTACAAGTTCTTCATTCTCTTTTTGGCCTATTCACTGCTTTACTGCTTGTTCATCGCAGCCACCGTGCTACAGTATTTCATCAAATTCTGGACT AATGACCTGCAAGAGACTCACTCACACGCCAAATTCCATGTcttgtttctcttttttgtgGCGGCCATGTTCTGCATCAGTATTCTCTCCCTCTTCAGCTACCACCTGTGGCTCGTCGGAAAGAACCGCTCGACCATCG aGGCGTTCAGAGCACCCGTCTTTAGGACCGGGTCTGACAAGAATGGTTTTTCTCTGGGATTCCGGAAGAATATTGTTCAGGTGTTTGGAGACCAAAAGAAGTATTGGCTACTACCAATCTTTACCAG TCAAGGAGACGGCTTGACGTTCCCCACTCGCCTAGTCATCGGCGATGTTGAGCAGCCAAATGCCACCTTGCAAGCAGATCACAGTAAAAG TGAAGTGACGGTGAGCTCGCTAAGCGAGTCGCAGAACCGCCTCTTGAACAACGAGCAGCACACTAAAAGCATAGGAGACCATGTGGCTAATAATTCCGGTAAATCAG CTTCAAATAACACCACCACCCTCTCCATGGAGAGTGAATCCTAA
- the zdhhc20b gene encoding palmitoyltransferase ZDHHC20-B isoform X2 — translation MAPTHVLRCCQRGLAWIPVIFIAMVVCWSYYAYVVELCIFTITSIGKQVAYLILFHLSFIMFVWSYWKTIFSRPSNPSKEVSCNPEQLYCAIYVNGLKWPVLNLYFLQYCLPKAEKEHYEKEARPESQQEILWRAATNLPIYTRTGAGAIRYCDRCQVIKPDRCHHCSACDMCVLKMDHHCPWVNNCVGFSNYKFFILFLAYSLLYCLFIAATVLQYFIKFWTNDLQETHSHAKFHVLFLFFVAAMFCISILSLFSYHLWLVGKNRSTIEAFRAPVFRTGSDKNGFSLGFRKNIVQVFGDQKKYWLLPIFTSQGDGLTFPTRLVIGDVEQPNATLQADHSKSEVTVSSLSESQNRLLNNEQHTKSIGDHVANNSASNNTTTLSMESES, via the exons ATGGCGCCCACACACGTACTGAGATGCTGTCAACGGGGATTAGCATGGATACCTGTGATTTTTATCGCTATGGTCGTCTGCTGGTCTTATTATGCCTACGTGGTGGAGCTTTGTATAT TTACCATCACTagtataggaaaacagg TTGCATACCTCATCCTCTTCCACCTCTCCTTCATTATGTTTGTGTGGTCCTATTGGAAGACCATCTTCTCGAGGCCCAGTAACCCTTCCAAAGAGGTATCATGTAATCCAGAGCAACTTTACTGTGCTATTTATGTCAATGGTCTAAAATGGCCTGTTTTGAATTTGTACTTCCTCCAGTACTGCTTGCCCAAGGCTGAAAAGGAGCACTACGAGAAGGAGGCGCGGCCAGAATCTCAGCAAGAGATTTTGTGGCGAGCCGCTACCAACCTGCCAATTTACACACGCACTGGAGCAGGAG CAATTCGTTACTGTGATCGCTGTCAAGTGATCAAGCCGGACCGGTGTCATCACTGCTCTGCGTGTGACAT GTGTGTGCTGAAGATGGACCATCATTGTCCCTG GGTGAACAACTGTGTAGGGTTCTCCAACTACAAGTTCTTCATTCTCTTTTTGGCCTATTCACTGCTTTACTGCTTGTTCATCGCAGCCACCGTGCTACAGTATTTCATCAAATTCTGGACT AATGACCTGCAAGAGACTCACTCACACGCCAAATTCCATGTcttgtttctcttttttgtgGCGGCCATGTTCTGCATCAGTATTCTCTCCCTCTTCAGCTACCACCTGTGGCTCGTCGGAAAGAACCGCTCGACCATCG aGGCGTTCAGAGCACCCGTCTTTAGGACCGGGTCTGACAAGAATGGTTTTTCTCTGGGATTCCGGAAGAATATTGTTCAGGTGTTTGGAGACCAAAAGAAGTATTGGCTACTACCAATCTTTACCAG TCAAGGAGACGGCTTGACGTTCCCCACTCGCCTAGTCATCGGCGATGTTGAGCAGCCAAATGCCACCTTGCAAGCAGATCACAGTAAAAG TGAAGTGACGGTGAGCTCGCTAAGCGAGTCGCAGAACCGCCTCTTGAACAACGAGCAGCACACTAAAAGCATAGGAGACCATGTGGCTAATAATTCCG CTTCAAATAACACCACCACCCTCTCCATGGAGAGTGAATCCTAA
- the zdhhc20b gene encoding palmitoyltransferase ZDHHC20-B isoform X3 has translation MAPTHVLRCCQRGLAWIPVIFIAMVVCWSYYAYVVELCIFTITSIGKQVAYLILFHLSFIMFVWSYWKTIFSRPSNPSKEYCLPKAEKEHYEKEARPESQQEILWRAATNLPIYTRTGAGAIRYCDRCQVIKPDRCHHCSACDMCVLKMDHHCPWVNNCVGFSNYKFFILFLAYSLLYCLFIAATVLQYFIKFWTLCRRKSAENCPKNDLQETHSHAKFHVLFLFFVAAMFCISILSLFSYHLWLVGKNRSTIEAFRAPVFRTGSDKNGFSLGFRKNIVQVFGDQKKYWLLPIFTSQGDGLTFPTRLVIGDVEQPNATLQADHSKSEVTVSSLSESQNRLLNNEQHTKSIGDHVANNSGKSASNNTTTLSMESES, from the exons ATGGCGCCCACACACGTACTGAGATGCTGTCAACGGGGATTAGCATGGATACCTGTGATTTTTATCGCTATGGTCGTCTGCTGGTCTTATTATGCCTACGTGGTGGAGCTTTGTATAT TTACCATCACTagtataggaaaacagg TTGCATACCTCATCCTCTTCCACCTCTCCTTCATTATGTTTGTGTGGTCCTATTGGAAGACCATCTTCTCGAGGCCCAGTAACCCTTCCAAAGAG TACTGCTTGCCCAAGGCTGAAAAGGAGCACTACGAGAAGGAGGCGCGGCCAGAATCTCAGCAAGAGATTTTGTGGCGAGCCGCTACCAACCTGCCAATTTACACACGCACTGGAGCAGGAG CAATTCGTTACTGTGATCGCTGTCAAGTGATCAAGCCGGACCGGTGTCATCACTGCTCTGCGTGTGACAT GTGTGTGCTGAAGATGGACCATCATTGTCCCTG GGTGAACAACTGTGTAGGGTTCTCCAACTACAAGTTCTTCATTCTCTTTTTGGCCTATTCACTGCTTTACTGCTTGTTCATCGCAGCCACCGTGCTACAGTATTTCATCAAATTCTGGACT CTTTGCCGGAGAAAATCGGCTGAGAACTGCCCAAAG AATGACCTGCAAGAGACTCACTCACACGCCAAATTCCATGTcttgtttctcttttttgtgGCGGCCATGTTCTGCATCAGTATTCTCTCCCTCTTCAGCTACCACCTGTGGCTCGTCGGAAAGAACCGCTCGACCATCG aGGCGTTCAGAGCACCCGTCTTTAGGACCGGGTCTGACAAGAATGGTTTTTCTCTGGGATTCCGGAAGAATATTGTTCAGGTGTTTGGAGACCAAAAGAAGTATTGGCTACTACCAATCTTTACCAG TCAAGGAGACGGCTTGACGTTCCCCACTCGCCTAGTCATCGGCGATGTTGAGCAGCCAAATGCCACCTTGCAAGCAGATCACAGTAAAAG TGAAGTGACGGTGAGCTCGCTAAGCGAGTCGCAGAACCGCCTCTTGAACAACGAGCAGCACACTAAAAGCATAGGAGACCATGTGGCTAATAATTCCGGTAAATCAG CTTCAAATAACACCACCACCCTCTCCATGGAGAGTGAATCCTAA
- the zdhhc20b gene encoding palmitoyltransferase ZDHHC20-B isoform X1, producing MAPTHVLRCCQRGLAWIPVIFIAMVVCWSYYAYVVELCIFTITSIGKQVAYLILFHLSFIMFVWSYWKTIFSRPSNPSKEVSCNPEQLYCAIYVNGLKWPVLNLYFLQYCLPKAEKEHYEKEARPESQQEILWRAATNLPIYTRTGAGAIRYCDRCQVIKPDRCHHCSACDMCVLKMDHHCPWVNNCVGFSNYKFFILFLAYSLLYCLFIAATVLQYFIKFWTNDLQETHSHAKFHVLFLFFVAAMFCISILSLFSYHLWLVGKNRSTIEAFRAPVFRTGSDKNGFSLGFRKNIVQVFGDQKKYWLLPIFTSQGDGLTFPTRLVIGDVEQPNATLQADHSKSEVTVSSLSESQNRLLNNEQHTKSIGDHVANNSGKSASNNTTTLSMESES from the exons ATGGCGCCCACACACGTACTGAGATGCTGTCAACGGGGATTAGCATGGATACCTGTGATTTTTATCGCTATGGTCGTCTGCTGGTCTTATTATGCCTACGTGGTGGAGCTTTGTATAT TTACCATCACTagtataggaaaacagg TTGCATACCTCATCCTCTTCCACCTCTCCTTCATTATGTTTGTGTGGTCCTATTGGAAGACCATCTTCTCGAGGCCCAGTAACCCTTCCAAAGAGGTATCATGTAATCCAGAGCAACTTTACTGTGCTATTTATGTCAATGGTCTAAAATGGCCTGTTTTGAATTTGTACTTCCTCCAGTACTGCTTGCCCAAGGCTGAAAAGGAGCACTACGAGAAGGAGGCGCGGCCAGAATCTCAGCAAGAGATTTTGTGGCGAGCCGCTACCAACCTGCCAATTTACACACGCACTGGAGCAGGAG CAATTCGTTACTGTGATCGCTGTCAAGTGATCAAGCCGGACCGGTGTCATCACTGCTCTGCGTGTGACAT GTGTGTGCTGAAGATGGACCATCATTGTCCCTG GGTGAACAACTGTGTAGGGTTCTCCAACTACAAGTTCTTCATTCTCTTTTTGGCCTATTCACTGCTTTACTGCTTGTTCATCGCAGCCACCGTGCTACAGTATTTCATCAAATTCTGGACT AATGACCTGCAAGAGACTCACTCACACGCCAAATTCCATGTcttgtttctcttttttgtgGCGGCCATGTTCTGCATCAGTATTCTCTCCCTCTTCAGCTACCACCTGTGGCTCGTCGGAAAGAACCGCTCGACCATCG aGGCGTTCAGAGCACCCGTCTTTAGGACCGGGTCTGACAAGAATGGTTTTTCTCTGGGATTCCGGAAGAATATTGTTCAGGTGTTTGGAGACCAAAAGAAGTATTGGCTACTACCAATCTTTACCAG TCAAGGAGACGGCTTGACGTTCCCCACTCGCCTAGTCATCGGCGATGTTGAGCAGCCAAATGCCACCTTGCAAGCAGATCACAGTAAAAG TGAAGTGACGGTGAGCTCGCTAAGCGAGTCGCAGAACCGCCTCTTGAACAACGAGCAGCACACTAAAAGCATAGGAGACCATGTGGCTAATAATTCCGGTAAATCAG CTTCAAATAACACCACCACCCTCTCCATGGAGAGTGAATCCTAA
- the marchf6 gene encoding E3 ubiquitin-protein ligase MARCHF6 gives MDTTDEADICRVCRSEGTPDKPLYHPCVCTGSIKFIHQECLVQWLKHSRKEYCELCKHRFAFTPIYSPDMPSRLPIQDICAGLLTSVGTAIRYWFHYTLVAFAWLGVVPLTACRIYKCLFTGSVSSLLTLPLDMLSTENLLADCLQGCFVVTCTLCAFISLVWLREQIVHGGAPQWLEQHQPQPPNAAGQANEAQAADQGPADEPPAHQPAPAEPPAQNQAEPEPPDPPEQGEDPELEEEEGVAAEDADPNNGAQDDMNWNALEWDRAAEELTWERMLGLDGSLVFLEHVFWVVSLNTLFILVFAFCPYHIGHFSVVGLGFEEYVQASHFEGLITTIVGYVLLAMTLILCHGLAALVRFQRSRRLLGVCYIVVKVSLLVVVEIGVFPLICGWWLDICSLEMFDASLKDREMSFKSAPGTTMFLHWLVGMVYVFYFASFILLLREVLRPGVLWFLRNLNDPDFNPVQEMIHLPIYRHLRRFILSVVVFGSIVLLMLWLPIRLIKLLMPAFLPYNVMLYSDAPVSELSLELLLLQVVLPALLEQGHTRQWLKGLVRAWTVSAGYLLDLHSYLLGEQEDIDANQPVNNNNNPPPGHHNNNNNPPPAVGEGLHAAHQAILQQGGPVGFQPYHRPLRFPFRIVLLIAFMCITLLVASLVCLTLPVFTGRWLMSFWTGSSKIHELYTAACGLYVCWLSIRGVTVLLAWMPQGRTVIAHKVQEWTFMILKTLVVALLVAGVIPLLLGLLFELVIVAPLRVPLDQTPLFYPWQDWALGVLHAKIIAAITLMGPQWWLKTVIEQVYANGIRNIDLHFIIRKLAAPVISVLLLSLCVPYVIAAGVVPAVGVTPEMEILMQRRIYPFLLMVVSLIGILSFQIRQFKRLYEHIKNDKYLVGQRLVNYERKGKTSSVPPSNPIIE, from the exons ATGGACACGACCGATGAAG CGGATATTTGTCGCGTCTGCCGCTCCGAGGGGACCCCTGACAAACCCCTGTACCACCCTTGTGTTTGCACTGGTAGCATTAAGTTCATTCACCAGGAATG CTTGGTCCAGTGGCTGAAACACAGCAGGAAGGAGTATTGTGAATTATGCAAGCACAGATTTGCATTCACACCAA TTTACTCCCCAGACATGCCATCACGCCTGCCTATCCAGGATATTTGTGCCGGACTGCTTACAAGCGTGGGCACAGCCATTCGCTACTGGTTCCATTACACATTGGTGGCTTTTGCTTGGCTTGGAGTCGTTCCTCTTACAGCAT GTCGCATTTACAAGTGTCTTTTTACTGGCTCTGTGAGCTCCCTTCTGACACTGCCACTGGACATGCTCTCTAC AGAGAACTTGCTGGCTGACTGTCTACAAGGCTGCTTTGTGGTTACCTGTACCCTTTGCGCATTTATTAGCCTGGTGTGGCTCAGAGAACAGATAGTCCATGGTGGCGCTCCCCAGTGGTTAGAACAGCACCAACCTCAACCACCAAATGCAGCTGGACAAGCCAATGAG GCACAAGCAGCTGACCAAGGACCCGCAGATGAACCCCCTGCTCATCAACCAGCCCCTGCTGAGCCACCAGCCCAGAATCAGGCCGAGCCAGAGCCCCCTGATCCACCAGAGCAGGGTGAGGACCCTGAGCTGGAAGAAGAGGAGGGAGTGGCTGCTGAAGACGCCGATCCAAACAATGGAGCGCAAG ATGACATGAACTGGAATGCTTTGGAGTGGGACCGAGCGGCTGAGGAACTTACCTGGGAAAGG ATGCTCGGCTTGGATGGCTCACTGGTTTTTCTG GAGCACGTATTTTGGGTGGTGTCTCTCAATACTCTCTTCATCCTGGTGTTTG CATTTTGCCCCTACCATATTGGACACTTCTCTGTTGTGGGTCTTGGCTTTGAGGAATAT GTTCAAGCTTCTCATTTCGAAGGGTTAATTACAACCATTGTTGGCTATGTTCTGCTGGCCATGACACTTATATTGTGCCAT GGATTGGCTGCTCTGGTCCGGTTTCAGCGCTCCAGACGTCTCCTAGGAGTTTGTTACATTGTTGTCAAG GTCTCTCTCCTGGTTGTTGTGGAGATCGGTGTTTTTCCACTCATATGTGGTTGGTGGCTCGACATCTGCTCCCTA GAGATGTTTGATGCCTCCCTGAAAGATCGAGAGATGAGTTTCAAATCAGCACCCGGCACCACCATGTTCTTGCACTGGCTCGTTGGGATGGTCTATGTCTTTTACTTTGCTTCATTCATTCTACTTTTAAGAGAG GTGCTGCGACCTGGTGTGCTGTGGTTTTTGAGAAACCTCAACGACCCAGATTTTAACCCAGTGCAGGAGATGATACACCTTCCCATCTACAGACACCTGCGGCGGTTTATTCTGTCCGTGGTGGTGTTTGGTTCCATTGTGTTATTAATGCTCTGGCTCCCTATCAGGTTGATAAAACTACTGATGCCTGCCTTCCTACCATATAATGTCATGCTCTACAG TGATGCCCCAGTCAGCGAACTGTCTTTGGAGCTATTATTACTTCAGGTTGTGCTGCCAGCCTTATTGGAACAAGGACATACCCGACAGTGGCTCAAAGGCTTAGTTAGGGCCTGGACAGTCAGTGCTGGATATTTATT AGACCTCCACTCCTACCTCCTTGGGGAGCAAGAAGACATTGATGCCAACCAACCcgtgaacaacaacaacaatccaCCCCCGGGACaccataacaacaataataacccGCCACCAGCTGTTGGCGAAGGACTACATGCAGCCCACCAAGCCATTTTACAACAGGGTGGGCCTGTGGGCTTCCAGCCATACCACAGACCTTTGCGCTTCCCATTCAGA ATTGTGCTGCTCATAGCATTCATGTGCATCACTTTGCTGGTGGCCAGTCTTGTGTGCTTGACACTACCTG TGTTCACCGGGCGTTGGCTGATGTCCTTCTGGACTGGAAGCTCAAAAATTCATGAGCTGTACACAGCAGCGTGCGGTCTGTATGTATGCTGGTTGTCCATACGCGGAGTGACTGTGCTGCTAGCGTGGATGCCCCAGGGACGCACAGTCATTGCGCACAAAGTTCAGGAGTGGACTTTTATG ATCCTTAAAACCTTGGTTGTTGCTCTTCTGGTTGCTGGAGTCATCCCACTGTTGTTGGGTCTGCTGTTTGAGCTGGTCATTGTAGCACCACTCAGGGTACCTTTGGATCAAACGCCCCTCTTCTACCCCTGGCAG GATTGGGCTCTTGGAGTGCTTCATGCCAAAATAATTGCAGCTATTACACTAATGGGTCCTCAGTGGTGGCTGAAGACTGTTATtgaacag GTGTATGCAAATGGTATTCGCAACATCGATCTTCATTTTATCATCCGTAAACTGGCTGCACCAGTCATCTCAGTCCTGCTGCTGtccctctgtgtgccctatgtgattGCGGCTGGAGTCGTGCCTGCTGTTG GAGTGACCCCAGAGATGGAAATTCTAATGCAGAGGAGAATCTACCCCTTCCTCTTGATGGTGGTGTCACTTATCGGCATATTGTCTTTCCAAATTCGACAGTTCAAACGCCTTTACGAGCACATCAAGAATGACAA GTACTTGGTTGGGCAAAGACTGGTCAACTacgaaagaaaaggaaaaacaagttCAGTCCCCCCCTCCAACCCTATAATAGAATAG